A single region of the Lycium barbarum isolate Lr01 chromosome 2, ASM1917538v2, whole genome shotgun sequence genome encodes:
- the LOC132627729 gene encoding G-type lectin S-receptor-like serine/threonine-protein kinase At4g27290, with the protein MESFLLMFQFLQILLCGLLCSISSAKDTITATDFLTNGKTITSSNGSFEMGFFSPDNSMNNWYVGIWYKHDVSDKPVVWVANRENPITNTSGVILKIVNPGKLALLTAANKIVWSTNSLRRLTVKNPIAQLLNTGNVVIRDANDTKPQNFLWQSFDYPTDTLLPGMKMGKNFVTGQEFYLSSWKTEYDPVPGEYTYHCDPTGYPQDVIRKGKVKVFSTGPWNGLSLSGLPGLTQNTKFTFKLDFDEKKAFYSNELLGSVMYKLTMNSDGVLQRSLWVENKQKWDVFIASPADTCDNYGTCGAYGSCNNIRTPVCNCLNKFVPKDPKNWVTNWSSGCVRRTPLNCQNGDGFLKYSGIKLPDTQYSRFDVSMTLHECKQACLSNCSCMAYSNLDIRNGGSGCLFWFGELIDIRELAGGQDIYIRMATSELGSKKTNLLALSLSLLIGMAVIGLTIWLYIWKKKKQRNLNLKDDLDVPLFALSTLTKATSNFSVENKIGEGGFGSVYKGILEGGQEIAIKRLSKSSSQGVNEFKNEVIFIAKLQHRNLVKLIGCCIARGEKLLVYEYMCNRSLDLFIFDEKNSMLLNWPKRFNIINGIARGLLYLHQDSRLRIIHRDLKASNILLDTDMNPKISDFGIARSIVGNETGANTHHVVGTHGYMSPEYVVHGVFSVKSDVFSFGVLVLEIISGRRNRGFSHESHSINLLGHVWKLYQEGRPLELIDAHQTDSCYISELLRLIHVALLCVQQYPEDRPDMPTVVLMLANDAILPQAKEPGFFTESKATSEYSTSMYSRNEITVTLLEPR; encoded by the exons ATGGAAAGTTTTCTGCTTATGTTTCAGTTCTTGCAGATATTGTTATGTGGTTTACTATGCTCAATTTCTAGTGCAAAAGATACTATCACTGCAACTGACTTTCTAACAAATGGTAAGACCATTACTTCGTCTAATGGAAGCTTTGAGATGGGATTTTTTTCCCCGGATAATTCCATGAATAATTGGTATGTCGGAATATGGTACAAGCACGATGTATCTGACAAGCCTGTTGTATGGGTTGCGAATAGAGAAAATCCAATCACCAACACATCAGGTGTTATTCTAAAAATCGTCAATCCTGGAAAGCTTGCTCTTCTCACAGCTGCTAATAAGATTGTGTGGTCTACTAATTCATTGAGGCGTTTGACTGTGAAGAATCCAATTGCACAGTTGTTGAACACGGGGAATGTTGTCATAAGAGATGCAAATGATACTAAACCTCAGAACTTCCTGTGGCAGAGTTTTGATTATCCTACTGATACGCTCTTACCAGGCATGAAGATGGGTAAGAACTTTGTGACTGGACAAGAGTTTTACCTCTCCTCATGGAAGACTGAATATGATCCAGTTCCAGGGGAATATACATATCACTGTGATCCCACTGGATATCCTCAGGATGTCATTAGGAAAGGTAAAGTTAAGGTGTTCAGTACCGGACCATGGAATGGACTCAGCTTGAGTGGTTTACCAGGACTGACACAAAATACCAAATTTACATTTAAGCTGGATTTTGATGAAAAGAAAGCATTTTACAGCAACGAGCTTCTGGGTTCTGTTATGTACAAATTAACCATGAATAGTGACGGTGTGCTTCAGCGTTCACTGTGGGTTGAGAATAAACAGAAATGGGATGTTTTCATTGCTTCACCAGCAGATACTTGTGACAACTATGGAACATGTGGTGCATATGGTAGTTGCAACAACATACGCACTCCTGTGTGTAACTGTTTGAACAAGTTTGTGCCTAAAGATCCAAAAAATTGGGTGACGAATTGGTCTAGTGGGTGTGTTAGAAGGACACCCCTTAATTGCCAGAACGGAGATGGATTTCTCAAGTACTCTGGTATAAAGCTACCAGATACACAGTATTCACGGTTTGATGTGAGTATGACACTCCACGAGTGCAAACAAGCTTGCTTAAGCAATTGCTCTTGCATGGCATACTCAAATCTTGATATACGCAATGGTGGCAGTGGCTGTTTGTTTTGGTTTGGAGAATTAATTGACATACGAGAATTAGCTGGAGGACAGGACATTTACATAAGGATGGCTACCTCAGAGTTAG gCTCGAAGAAAACAAATCTACTTGCTTTGAGTCTGTCACTATTGATTGGAATGGCTGTAATTGGCCTGACCATATGGCTGTATATTTGGAAAAAGAAGAAGCAAAGGAACCTGAATTTGAAAGATGACCTAGATGTCCCACTGTTTGCCTTATCAACTCTAACTAAAGCAACCTCTAATTTCTCAGTCGAGAACAAGATTGGAGAAGGTGGATTTGGATCTGTTTACAAG GGAATCCTGGAGGGTGGACAAGAAATAGCTATAAAGAGGCTCTCCAAGTCTTCCTCGCAAGGAGTTAACGAGTTCAAGAATGAAGTTATTTTCATTGCCAAACTTCAGCATCGAAACCTTGTGAAGCTTATAGGTTGCTGCATAGCACGAGGAGAGAAATTGCTGGTCTATGAATACATGTGCAACAGAAGTCTAGATCTCTTCATATTTG ATGAAAAGAACAGCATGTTACTCAACTGGCCTAAGCGCTTCAACATCATCAATGGAATTGCTAGAGGACTTCTGTATCTCCATCAAGATTCTCGGCTAAGAATTATCCACAGAGACCTCAAAGCTAGTAACATTTTGTTAGATACTGACATGAACCCCAAGATCTCAGATTTTGGCATAGCTAGAAGCATTGTAGGGAATGAGACTGGTGCTAATACACACCATGTGGTTGGGACACA TGGCTACATGTCCCCAGAGTATGTAGTCCATGGTGTCTTCTCAGTAAAATCAGATGTATTTAGCTTTGGCGTATTAGTGCTAGAGATAATCAGTGGTCGGAGAAACAGAGGATTTTCCCATGAAAGTCACAGTATCAACCTTCTCGGACAT GTATGGAAACTTTATCAAGAAGGTAGACCATTGGAGCTAATTGATGCACATCAAACGGATTCATGTTATATTTCCGAATTGCTACGCTTAATCCACGTGGCTTTGTTATGTGTGCAACAATATCCAGAAGACAGGCCAGACATGCCTACAGTGGTGTTGATGTTGGCTAATGATGCTATTTTACCTCAAGCTAAGGAACCTGGTTTCTTCACAGAAAGCAAAGCCACGTCTGAATATTCAACAAGCATGTATTCAAGAAACGAAATTACCGTAACACTTTTGGAACCCCGATAA